In Acidobacteriota bacterium, one genomic interval encodes:
- a CDS encoding B12-binding domain-containing radical SAM protein — translation MKQRILLIQPPRLASQPNRMVFPRGLAQIGSFLRANGWPVAVLPLSYAAVADVTPPAVIRSIIESVLTEFKPDVVGVGCPYTIGYHTSIEILRLVKAFREDIVTVIGGPHVTFTDAETAADPAVDCVVRGEGEWTMAEWLAAREAGRDPAGVRGLTFRRDGATVRTSPRPPGDLTALPPVDFGLFPAEFIQRCQVYGMIHRGCRYRCAFCAEAAFWGRERSLPMERLVGEIAGLADRYSARMMGIEDSSQWLASPELARLIRGLRGVRQCLPPAFFMNLTVEPLDAAKRETLAALRQAGVGTIWLGIENSSEKVLAAMGKKRPWSRTIAMCRALRDHDFMIKAEWMIGHPGDDPVEAADALTKLDGLFRDDLITSADFGVFVPLPGTRPWKDPAAFGLEILHRDYRYYNEFSITRPVCRLRDFPVGQLAEIARRTEQMITRHTGMLRPARVITAPFGARPAILDTLPEPSAH, via the coding sequence ATGAAACAGCGTATCCTGCTGATCCAACCGCCCCGACTGGCCAGCCAGCCGAACCGGATGGTGTTCCCCCGCGGGCTGGCCCAGATCGGGTCGTTCCTGCGGGCCAACGGCTGGCCGGTCGCGGTGCTGCCCCTGTCGTACGCGGCGGTGGCCGACGTGACGCCGCCGGCGGTCATTCGCTCCATCATCGAGTCGGTGCTGACCGAATTCAAGCCCGACGTGGTGGGCGTCGGCTGCCCGTACACCATCGGCTACCACACCAGCATCGAGATACTCCGTCTGGTCAAGGCGTTTCGGGAGGACATCGTCACCGTCATCGGCGGTCCCCATGTCACCTTCACCGACGCCGAGACCGCCGCCGATCCCGCGGTCGACTGCGTGGTTCGCGGCGAAGGCGAGTGGACGATGGCCGAATGGCTGGCCGCCCGCGAGGCGGGGCGGGACCCGGCGGGCGTCCGGGGCCTCACGTTCCGGCGCGACGGCGCCACCGTCCGCACGTCGCCGCGCCCCCCCGGTGACCTGACCGCGCTGCCGCCCGTGGACTTCGGGCTGTTCCCGGCCGAGTTCATCCAGCGGTGCCAGGTCTACGGCATGATCCACCGCGGCTGCCGGTACCGGTGCGCGTTCTGCGCCGAGGCCGCGTTCTGGGGCCGGGAGCGCAGCCTGCCGATGGAGCGGCTCGTCGGGGAGATCGCCGGTCTGGCCGATCGCTACAGCGCCCGGATGATGGGCATCGAGGACAGCTCCCAGTGGCTCGCCTCGCCGGAGCTGGCCCGGCTCATCCGCGGCCTGCGGGGCGTGCGGCAGTGCCTGCCGCCGGCGTTCTTCATGAACCTGACGGTGGAGCCCCTGGACGCGGCGAAGCGGGAGACTCTGGCGGCGCTGCGCCAGGCGGGCGTCGGCACCATCTGGCTCGGCATCGAGAACTCGTCCGAGAAGGTGCTGGCGGCCATGGGCAAAAAGCGCCCCTGGTCGCGGACCATCGCCATGTGCCGGGCCCTGCGGGACCACGATTTCATGATCAAGGCAGAGTGGATGATCGGCCATCCGGGGGACGACCCGGTTGAGGCGGCGGACGCGCTGACCAAGCTGGACGGCCTGTTCCGGGACGACCTGATCACCAGCGCCGATTTCGGCGTCTTCGTGCCGCTGCCCGGCACGCGGCCGTGGAAGGATCCGGCGGCGTTCGGCCTCGAGATCCTGCACCGCGACTATCGGTACTACAATGAGTTCTCCATCACCCGGCCGGTCTGCCGGCTGCGGGATTTCCCCGTCGGCCAGCTTGCCGAGATCGCCCGGCGGACGGAGCAGATGATCACCCGCCACACCGGGATGCTGCGACCGGCCCGGGTGATCACCGCGCCGTTCGGCGCGCGCCCCGCGATCCTCGACACATTGCCGGAGCCGTCGGCACATTGA
- a CDS encoding DedA family protein, translating to MSITAWIAEHVTRFIDSTGYITIFIAMVLESMVFPLPSEAVMPFAGFLIAEGRFSFFGVIAVSTLASFVGSLLSYWMGQYGGRPFITRYGKYFLLDPHDLAITERFFARRGELAILISRFIPVVRHLISIPAGIARMNLVKFSIYTAIGAGLWNAFLTVVGYYLKQNWHLVMEYSHVVDIVVVLILVTLAGLFVYRHLARRKPTAATR from the coding sequence ATGAGCATCACCGCCTGGATCGCCGAGCATGTCACCCGGTTCATCGACTCGACGGGCTACATCACCATTTTCATTGCCATGGTGTTGGAAAGCATGGTGTTCCCCCTGCCCAGCGAGGCGGTGATGCCGTTCGCCGGTTTCCTCATCGCCGAGGGGCGGTTCTCCTTCTTCGGTGTGATCGCGGTGAGTACTCTGGCCAGCTTCGTCGGTTCGCTGCTGTCCTACTGGATGGGGCAATACGGCGGCCGCCCTTTCATCACCCGCTACGGCAAGTACTTCCTGCTGGATCCCCACGACCTGGCAATCACCGAGCGGTTCTTCGCGCGGCGGGGCGAGCTCGCGATCCTGATCTCCCGCTTCATCCCGGTGGTCCGCCACCTGATCTCCATCCCGGCGGGCATCGCCCGGATGAACCTCGTCAAGTTCTCCATCTACACCGCGATCGGCGCCGGTCTCTGGAACGCCTTTCTCACGGTCGTGGGCTATTACCTGAAGCAGAACTGGCACCTGGTCATGGAGTACAGCCACGTCGTGGACATCGTGGTGGTGCTGATCCTTGTCACCTTGGCGGGTTTGTTCGTGTATCGCCACCTTGCGCGCAGGAAACCCACCGCAGCGACCCGGTAG
- a CDS encoding YegP family protein, protein MAAKFELKKSKSGQFTFNLKAANGQVILTSELYNTKPAAENGIASVQKNAAYDDRYERKVAKDGQHFFVLKAANLQVIGKSELYKSAASMEKGIASVKKNGPVAKISDCS, encoded by the coding sequence ATGGCTGCAAAGTTTGAGCTGAAGAAGAGCAAGAGCGGACAGTTCACATTCAACCTGAAGGCCGCCAACGGACAGGTCATCCTGACCAGCGAGCTGTACAACACCAAGCCCGCCGCGGAGAACGGGATCGCCTCGGTCCAGAAGAACGCGGCGTACGACGACCGCTACGAGCGGAAGGTGGCCAAGGACGGGCAGCATTTCTTCGTCCTGAAGGCGGCGAACCTCCAGGTCATCGGCAAGAGCGAGCTCTACAAATCCGCCGCGTCCATGGAGAAGGGCATTGCATCGGTGAAGAAGAACGGCCCCGTCGCCAAGATCAGCGACTGTTCCTGA